A stretch of DNA from bacterium:
GTAGGCCGACATGACCGTGGTGCAGGCTCGAGGCAGTTCCCGGTACTCGGGCCACACTTCGCTGGAAACCGCCACATAGAGGTCGGGGTTCAGCTCGGCGATGATGTCGGCCACTTGGCGCTCGTGGTCTCCGTTGGCGTAGGAGTGCAGGAAGCAGACTGCGACCGCTTCCACCGGCTCGCGGGCCAGCAGATCGGCCAGCGACGCTCGGGCTTGTTCGTCGTCGAGCGGCACCACAACTGAGCCGTCGGCCCCTGTCCGCTCCACCACGTCCACCGTGCGCCGCCGGGGGACGATGGGCGGCTGTTTGGTGTAGAAGAGGTCGTACTTCTCGGCATCGCCCTTGCGCTCGTTGCCGATGATCAAGATGTCGCCGAAACCGGCGGTGGTGACGTAGGCCACCGGGCCGCCTTTGCGCTCCAAGATGAGGTTGGTGGCCAGGGTGGTGGCGTGGACCACTTGGGACACTTCGGGAGGGTCATAGCCAGCCTCGGCCAAGAGTTCGGCAATCCCGTCGAGCACTCCGGCTGCCGGGTCGTCGGGGGTGGTGAGCACCTTTGCGGTGCAGATGCTGCCATCGGAGCGGTCGATCATCACCACGTCGGTGAATGTTCCCCCGATGTCGATGCCCAGGGCGACGGTCATTTGCTTCTCAATGCTGCGGTGGCCGCTGGGTCCACCTCCCCGGTCTCCGTGTCGATGATCACGCCGTAATCACGGCGGGCCGCCTCCGGTGACACCCGACCGTCGCGCACATCGGCGGCCACCATCTCGGGGTCGCGTTCATGCGGGTCTCCGAAGCCGCCGCCGGCCGAGGTGAGCATGGTGATCATGTCCCCGGCCCGCAGCGGATAGGCAGTGACCTTGGCCGGCAGCGACTTTTCGTCGGGGGTGCCCTCGTTCAGAACCCAGCCCCCGCCCGCGCCGGGTGAGCCGCCATAGATGCCCGGAGGGGGGCGACGGCAGCGATCGGTGGCCCGGCCGGTGAATTGGCCGTCGGTGAGTATGCGGATGTCGCGGCGTGATCCGGTGCCGCCCCGCCACTGGCCCGGCCCCCCTGAATCGGTCCACAGCTCGAAGCGCTCGAAGCGCACCGGGTGCTCCTGCTCGTAGGCCTCCACGGTGTGGAATGCCCCGCCGGCGCCCAGCACCAGCGGGCCGGTCACGTCTACGCCATCTCGGTCGGAGCGGGCGCCGGAGCCGCCGAATTGGGGATCCATGAACGCCCACGGCCGGCCGTCGGCCCCGGTGCCGTTCATGATGTAGACGTGGACGTTGCAGGAGGCGGCCACCGCTCGGGCCGGGTCGAGCTGGGAAAAAGCCCCCAGCATGGCCTCCACCACGGCCATGACGGTGGCCATGCGGGCGTTGAGCGCGGCGGGCGGATTGGGATTTACCAGCGTGCCCTGGGGCAAGCGCAGCTCCAAGGGCCGGAAGGCGCCGTCGTTCACCGGGATGTCGGGGGCCAGCAGGCAGCGGACGGCGAACAGCACTCCGGAGGTGGTCTGCGACACCGCGGCGTTGATCGGGCCCGGCGCTTGGGGTGAGGTTCCCTCGAAATCGGCGGTGATGGTGGAGCCGCTCACGGTGAGGGCGACATGCACCTCGTGATCGGCGTCGGGGTTCACCCCGTCGTCGTCGATGATGAACGAGCCGGTGTAGGTGCCGTCGGCCAGCGCTTCGATGCCCGCCCGGGTGCGGCGTTCGGTGTAGTCCAAAAGGTCGTCGGTGATCTGGTGCAGACGATCCAGGCCATACCGGTTGGCCAGATCGTCCAGCCGGTCGGCCCCGAGGTTGGTGGCCGCCATCATGGCCCGGATGTCGCCCAGAACTTTCTCCGGGGTGCGGCTGTTGGCCGCGATCACATCCAGCATCGGTTGGTTGGCCTCCCCGGCGACCGCCAGCGGCACGGGGGGCAGTACCAGGCCT
This window harbors:
- a CDS encoding hydantoinase B/oxoprolinase family protein: MSTEARPSDPIALEVVKNALGAIAEEMGLTTVRSAYSSVVKEGGDSTAAIFDYRGQFIAQSMGAPLMHLSSLRPSLRSLLDDFPASEMADGDVYASNDPYRGGIHSNDVMVFRPVFIDGTLAFFTCALLHVADLGGMAAGGLPANATEMFQEGLVLPPVPLAVAGEANQPMLDVIAANSRTPEKVLGDIRAMMAATNLGADRLDDLANRYGLDRLHQITDDLLDYTERRTRAGIEALADGTYTGSFIIDDDGVNPDADHEVHVALTVSGSTITADFEGTSPQAPGPINAAVSQTTSGVLFAVRCLLAPDIPVNDGAFRPLELRLPQGTLVNPNPPAALNARMATVMAVVEAMLGAFSQLDPARAVAASCNVHVYIMNGTGADGRPWAFMDPQFGGSGARSDRDGVDVTGPLVLGAGGAFHTVEAYEQEHPVRFERFELWTDSGGPGQWRGGTGSRRDIRILTDGQFTGRATDRCRRPPPGIYGGSPGAGGGWVLNEGTPDEKSLPAKVTAYPLRAGDMITMLTSAGGGFGDPHERDPEMVAADVRDGRVSPEAARRDYGVIIDTETGEVDPAATAALRSK